The Treponema phagedenis DNA segment TTGCGTTTTCTATGCCGAATTTCCGAAAAGCTTCTTCGCCGACCGATTCATAGAGGGCGCAGGCGGAATAGCGCATGCCCATGTCTCCTTCAATGGTTCTTTTTTCGTACGGGTCTTCAAAAAGCGGGGAAAGAATGTTTTCTTCGCCGTGAAAGGATTTTGCAACCGAATGAACATCCGTTGTGGCTCCGCCAATGTCAACCGCCATTACTTCGGCTCCCTTCACTTTTTTAACTGCGGCAACCGCCTTTTGCACCGCAACCGGAGTCGGTAAAAGGATTTCAAAATTTTTTGAAAGTTCGTGAATGCCTTTTGCAAACGCAATTGTGTTTATAAAAATATTCCCGATTGTTTCCCGCAAGGGTTTATAGTTGACCACATTGGTTGCGGGCATAACGTTTTCAGTAAACACGGGAACGATGGGGGACTGCTCAAATATCGCTTTGATTTTCGGATTTGCGGCGGTGTTGCCGGCAACAAGAAGCGTTGCGTTTTGTAAATTTGCGGCGGACAATTTTTCTGCATTTACTATGATGTTTTGCTTGTTACCGTTTTCGGTTCCGCCGCTTAACACAATAATGTCCGCTCCGGATTTTTCTATCTCTGCTACATCCTCATCGCTTAATTCATACGAGTATATTTTTAAAATCCGCCCGCCCGCACTCAGGGAGGCAAGCCGTGCAGCTTCCGTTGTCAAGCTTTTTGAAAAGCCTATCACAACGATTTTTAATCCGCCGGATGCGGAAGAGCAGCCCAAAATCCTGTCATAATCCGCAGCGCCGGCATCTTTCAACTTTTGAAAAGCTACATTAAAACCGACGGCGACATCCGTTTCAACAGTTGTGTATGCGGATGCCGCAGCCGTTACTGCATTTTTTTCAGTATCTACTATATGTAATTTTGTGTATGTTGAACCTAGATCGACCAACAAATACTTCATCAGAGTTTTGTCTTTACAATCTCCATAATTTCGGCATCATTTTTTTTCACCAGTGCTTGCACCTCATCCATTTTTTTATTGAGCTCAGCTTTATATGCCTCGTCTTTTAATGAATTGAGATTAATGCGTACGTTTAAAAATGCGCCTTCAACCGCAGCCTTTATATTGATAAGAGCAACGGCAACATCGGTTATCGCATTGGCGTTTCCGGTTTCCGCAAGCTCTTTTGCATAAGGATATAACGCCGTAACCTCTGTTCCCAAAGAAAGCGGGACGGCAATTGCTTCCTTATAACCTTCCTGAATTTTTGCCGACCTGACTTTTTGTTCAGACTCGGTTTCTTTCGGAAGCTTCATCGCATCCATAACGCCGTTAAAAGAGTTTGCATCCTTGTCAATGCCGTCCACAAAGGTATCTTTATATTTACCGCAAACTTTTGCAATCTCTTCCATTCTTTCGGAAACATCGAGGTATTTTTTCTTGCCCACGGTAAGATTTGCAACCATGGTAAGAAGCCCCGCCGCAACAGAGGCATTAAGCGCCGCAATTGAGCCGCCGCCGGGAGCCGGCGAATTTGATGCGGTCTCATTTACAAATTCTACTACTGTTAAATCTTTTAACATATTTCTCCTATAAAAAATTTTTATACGACAGGTGTTTTTACCCTGCCGTATAAAAACACAGTTATTACGTGATGTTTTGCCTCTTGTAAAAAATTGTATAAAAAAGAGCCCGACACGGCGCAACGGTGTTATTTTGGCATCCGTATCGCAATACCGCCTGCGAGTTTTAAAAGCACTTGAAAGACGAGTGTGCTTTTAAAACATCGCTTCTGCATGGAAGCCGTCGCCATCAGTAGCGGGTACCATACGAATGCTGCATTTGCCAAACCGTTATGGGCAACGCTCCGATTAGCATAACAGCAACTTAATTACAAAATACTACACCGGCACGTTTAGAGGCAAAACCCAACAAATACCCCAAGCAGACCGGACAAGTCCGCTCGGGATACTCCTCTTAGAACAATCCGCTGACTCGGCCGTTGTTATCAATGTCCATGTTTTCAGCGGCGGGAATTTTCGGCAAGCCCGGCATAACCATGATATTTGAGGTTTGCACCACGATAAAGCCCGCACCGTTTGAAACCCGCACATCGGTAATTTCTATTGTGAAATCTTCAGGTGCGCCCATTACCGACGCATCATCGGTAAATGAGAATTGGGTTTTTGCCACGCAGATAGGCATTTTATCAAGTCCGAGCGCTTCCAGCTTTTTCACTTGACCTTTTGCGGCTTTGGTAAATACCGCGCCCTTTCCCCGATAGATTTCTTTTACGATTGTATTTACCTTTGTTTCGATAGAATCGTTTACATCGTAAAGATATTTAAAATCCTTTTTGCCTTCGTCAATCAGCTCCACAAGTTGTTGCGCCAAATCTTCGGCACCTGCGCCGCCTTTTTCCCAGCACTCGCACAATGAAATTCTCACGTTAAGCTGTTTACAAAGCTCTTTCAGTTTTGCAATTTCAGCATCCGAGTCATTTGCAAATTTATTTATTGCAACAATTGCCGGCACGCCGAATTTATGCACGTTCTCAACATGGCGTTTTAAATTGGCAAAGCCTTTTTCCAATGCCGCAATATTTTCAGCTTTGAGCTCGGTTTTCGGAACTCCGCCGTGCATTTTAAGCGCTTTTATTGTTGCCACAATAACAATTGCATCCGGAGAAAGCCCCGACATTCTGCACTTAATATCCATGAATTTTTCAGCACCTAAATCCGCACCGAAGCCCGCCTCGGTTATCGCATAATCGCTTGTTTTAAGTGCAAGTTTTGTGGCAAGAATAGAGTTGCACCCATGCGCAATATTTGCAAAGGGGCCGCCGTGAATAAACGCCGGCGTGTTTTCAAGCGTTTGAACAATGTTCGGTTTTAGCGCATCTTTTAAAAGCATGGCAACCGCACCTTCCGCTTTTAAATCGGAAACCTTCACCGCAGAACCGTCTTTTGCATACGCAACAATAATTTTTCCTACCCGCTCTTTCAGGTCGGTAAGCGTTTTTGACAAGCATAAAACCGCCATAATTTCAGATGCAACGGTAATCATAAAATGGTCTTCACGCGGAACGCCGTCAGCCTTTGCGCCCAGCGATATAACGATATTTCTGAGAGAGCGGTCATTCATGTCAAGAACACGTTTCCAGACAACTTCCCTTGTGTCGATATTAAGCGCATTCCCCTGATGAATGTGGTTATCTATCATTGCCGATATTAAATTGTTTGCAGCGGTTATTGCATGAATATCTCCGGTAAAATGGAGGTTTATATCTTCCATCGGAACTACTTGCGCATATCCGCCGCCGGCAGCGCCGCCTTTAACGCCGAATACAGGCCCCAACGAAGGCTCTCGAAGTGCCACGGCGGATTTTTTTCCTATTTTGTTAAATCCTTGTGTAAGCCCAATCGAAACGGTTGACTTGCCCTCTCCGGCAGGAGTGGGACTTATTGCCGTTACCAAAATAAGCTTTCCGTCTTTTTTGCTTTCAAGCCGATCCAAGGCCTCCCAAGAAATCTTCGCCTTGTATTTTCCGTAGTTTTCCAATTCATCGCTTGAGATTCCGATTTTTGCGGCAACATCCGCTATGGGCTCAAGTTTTGCTTCTTCCGCTATTTGGATATCCGTTTTAAATTCCATATTATTCCCCAATCAATAATGTTTCCAAAACCTGCTCGGCTTTTAAATCCTCAATTTGCATATAATATGCGGCGGAATCTATTAGAGCCTGTAAGGGGAGGAGCCCGATAAGTTCGGTATTTGCTACGCTTACGCCGTACCGCCGTGCTTCGGATTTTACCATTTCAAGTGCTTGATATATCGCAGTTTTTTCAAAGTTTACCAGATTCATCGACACTTGCACTTGATTTTTTTCTTTTAACTCAAGTCCGATTGCTTTTACAAACCTGAGCCCGCCGCCGATAAAGCGCACCTTTTTGGCTATTTTATCCGCTACTTCCAAGTTGGGCGTATTCAAATTGACATTAAACGCCACAAGATGGAAGCGCGCACCTACTGCGGTAACACCCGATTTTGCATTCATTTCTGCGGGGCCGAAATCAGGCTTCCATTCAGAGTCTTTAATTTTGTCAAAAAAGCCCTCGTACTGCCCTTTTCTGATGCTAGCAAGATTTGTCCGCTCGGGTTTTGTCGCCGCATCTTCATACAAATACACCGGAATTCCCATATCGCCGATTGCTTTACCGACCTCTTTTGCGTATTCAACGCATTCCGCAGTGGTGGTTTCGGTAACCGGAATAAACGGAATAACATCAACGGCGCCCATTCGCGGATGTGCTCCTTGATGCGTGCTCATGTCTATAACTTGAGCGGCAACCTTTACCGATTCTATAACCGCTTTTACAACAGCACTCGGCTCTCCGATTACTTCAACAACAACGCGGTTGTGATCGGCATCGGGCTGATAATCGATAAGTCTGACATTTTCTTTTGCTCTAAAGCATTCTACTATCTTTTCGATTTTTTCCAAATCTCTTCCTTCGGAATAATTCGGAATACACATTACTCTCTTCATAATAGCCTCCTAAAAAGTTTTGAGTAATTATAAAATTTCGAGCTTCGCAAGCAAAATTGCAAAGCGAAACTCGACTGATATCATTAAAAAAATAATTTTAAACAGATTTTAAATTTCCAGTTTTACCGTTTTTGATACTTCGTTCAACAATTTGCCGGTTCGTATGGCGTCGGTTGCTTTTTCAAGCTCATCATAGATTTCAATGTTATCATCTTTTTCGATAAAGTTTACGAATTCCCGCATAACTTTGTACGCAACGCCTGTCCCCTTCCCGAATTGATATTTATTGTCTTCCATTTCTTTTCTGAAATCAAGGGCTTGAGCGGCGATCATAAGCTCGGCGGCAATAATCCTTGTAGCGTTTTTAACCACTTCGCGCGCCTTTCTGGCCGCCCACTGCCCCATCGAAACAAAATCTTCTTGATTTTCGCATGAAGGAATGGAATCCACACTTGCCGGGTGCGAAAGTGTTTTATTTTCCGATGCAAGGGCGGCAGCCGCGTACTGGGTAATCATAAAGCCGGAATTAAGCCCCGGATGCTTTACCAAAAATGAAGGCATTTTTGAAAGCTGCGTGTTTACCAATCGCTCAATTCTTCGCTCCGAGATATTTCCTATTTCCGAAGCAGCTATTGCAAGAAAGTCAAAGGGCTGTGCCATCAATTCTCCGTGAAAATTGCCGCCGCTTATTACCTGCCCCGCTTGCGTGATAATCGGATTATCCGTTGCGGAATTTATTTCTATCTCAACTTTTTCTTTTACATAATTGAGGGTGTCTTTGCTTGCGCCGTGAACCTGCGGCATACATCTGAACGTGTATGAATCCTGCACCCTGATTTCCGCAGTATGCGTAATATATCCGGAATCCGCAAGCAATTCCCGCAAATTCTTTGCCGTTGTAAGCGAACCCTTATGCGGGCGTATTACATGGAGCTCTTCATAAAAGGCGTCTATAATACCTCGTGCAGATTCAAGCGACATTGCGCCGGCAATATCCGCTATTTTTGCAAGATTGATTGCATCGTAAAGGGCAAGGGCGCCTATGGCGGTCAACACCGTTGTTCCGTTGATAAGGGCAAGCCCTTCTTTTGCGGCAAGTTTGATTACCGGTATTCCCGCCTTTTTCATAGCCTCGCCGCCTTGCAAAAGTTCTCCATTATAGTACGCTTTCCCAAGTCCCAACATGGGCAAAACCATGTGCGCAAGAGGAGCTAAATCTCCGGATGCTCCCAGCGAACCTTTTTCAGGTATAAACGGAAGAAGATTTTTGTTTAACATGTTCAGCAATGTTTCCACGGTGGAAAGCCTAATTCCGGAAACGCCTTTTAAAAGAGAGTTTATCCTTATGAGCATTACCGCCCGCACCTCATCTTCTCCGAGCGGATCCCCGAAACCGCTTGCATGCGTTCGTATTAAATTTTCCTGAAGCTGAGCATTATCTTCTTTTGATATACTCACACAGGACAGCGAACCGAAACCCGTATTGATACCGTATACGACCCGCTCTTCTTCAACTATTTCCTCAACATATTTTCTTGACTTTTCAACCGCTTCAATGCTTTTTTTGTCCAGCTCAACTTCCGCATGATTTCTTGCGACGGCAATTACCTGCTCTAAATCAAGATTATTTCCTGATAATATAACCTTCATAGTGCTCCTTCTTGCTTATAAGATTTTATTTATGAGCGCCTCTAAAACCATTAGAGACTCTCCTTAGATTTTTTTGATACTTTTTTGTAATTTATTTAGCATGATTTTACTAACATGCTGCAATAAGTTGTTTTTTAATAAAAGGTAAACCTCTAAAAACGGATGTTTTTAGAGGTTTACACCGCGGTCTTTTATAAAATCATTGCGGCAATTGTTCCGAATATAATAAGCGAAATATTATAATGCATAAATGTCGGAACGCATGTGTCCCATATATGGTCATGCTGCCCGTCAACATTAAGACCTGCCGTCGGCCCCAGTGTGGAATCCGATGCCGGAGAACCTGCATCCCCCAAGGCTCCCGCAACACCGAGCAAACAAGCAATAGCCATCGGGCTAAATCCCAGTTTTACTCCAAGCGGAACATATATGGTTGCAATTATCGGAACCGTACCGAATGAAGTTCCTATTCCCATCGTAATACCTAAGCCTATTAAAAGCATTATTATAGCTCCGATTAACTTGCTTCCGCCAATAAGGCTTGCACTTGCTGTAACAAGCGCATCCACACCGTTTGTAGCTTTTATTACCTCCGCAAAACCTGCTGCAACGAGCATTACAAAGGCTATAAAACCCATAAGCTTAATGCCCTGAGCGATAACGTCATCAACTTCTTTTATTTTGATTACTCTTGTCACCATCAGTATTAAAATACCGGCAAGACCTCCGAGCGGCATCGAGCCTGTCAAAATCTGAATTACAAATGCGGCGACTATAGCAATGATCGTAAATACTTCGCGTATTCCAAAGTTTGCATCTTCTCCGGTATGTACAACTGTATCAGTTGCTTTGTATTCTCGCGGTTTTCTGTACGAAAAGAATACCGCAATAAAAAGACCTAAAATCATACCGCAACCCGGTATTAACATAGCCTTCCATACGTTGGTAGTTTCAAACGGCAGTCCGTTTTGCTCCATTGCTTTTGCAATAATTCCATGGAAAATAAGACCGAAACCTGCAGGAATTGCCACGTATGGCCATTTTACGGAAAAGGTTAAGCCACAAGCCATCGCCCGTCTATCCAATTTCATATTATTCATTACAACCAACAAAGGCGGAATTAAAATAGGAATATACGAAATATGAATAGGGATTGCGTTTTGTGAAAAACAACCTAAAAAGGCAATTATAAGAACAAAAAGTATTTTTTTATTCTTAAGTCCTTTGGATAACTTTACTGCCAGCAGCTCTACGATCGACGTCTGGCTTATAGCGGCCGCCAAAGTTCCCAACAAGATATAAGACAATGCTGTTTCCCCGTTATTGCCCATACCGCCGATGAGGATACCTACCGTTTCGGTAAAGCCCAACCCTCCGACAACTCCGCCAACCATAGCAGAGATCATAATAGCAATCAAAACATTGACTTTAAAAAGACATAATGCTGTCATTACAATAACAGCTACAACTACAGGATTTAACATAAAACCTCCTTATAATAACTACTTTAAACGCTATCATGAGAAAACAGAGCTGTCAAGTTTTTTTTATACTGTGTCTTTAATCTGTGATAATTTCACCCCTATAAGTTTTCAATGAATATTTCGCCCCTATATTTTACCGAGGTGAAATTATTGACTTGTTACACTAAACTGGAGGAATGAAATTATTTATGAGCATTGATCAAATTACACGAGGACATGTTATCGCCAACTGCCTAGAGGGGAGATGTACGGTACAACAAGCTGCGCTTCGATTAAACCTTTCACGAAGACGCGTACAGCAATTAAAAAAGGCGTTCAAAGAAAAGGGTTTAGCAGCAATGCTGCATGGCAACAGTCAGCGTCCCTCTGCAAAGAAGACCTCGAAAGAAATTGAGCAGCGATTACTTGCGCTGCGAAGCGATCCCGCATTGTCAAAAAGCAATTTTTTGCATTTTCATGAAATAGTAACTGAAGAATATCAATTGCAGCTGTCATATTCGACTCTGCGCCGTATTCTGTTATCACATGGAATTTATT contains these protein-coding regions:
- a CDS encoding glutamate mutase L, with product MKYLLVDLGSTYTKLHIVDTEKNAVTAAASAYTTVETDVAVGFNVAFQKLKDAGAADYDRILGCSSASGGLKIVVIGFSKSLTTEAARLASLSAGGRILKIYSYELSDEDVAEIEKSGADIIVLSGGTENGNKQNIIVNAEKLSAANLQNATLLVAGNTAANPKIKAIFEQSPIVPVFTENVMPATNVVNYKPLRETIGNIFINTIAFAKGIHELSKNFEILLPTPVAVQKAVAAVKKVKGAEVMAVDIGGATTDVHSVAKSFHGEENILSPLFEDPYEKRTIEGDMGMRYSACALYESVGEEAFRKFGIENAKEKTDFRFRNTAYIPETFDEYEFDQIMAHIAAKEALKRHVGTVKKVPTSTRTMFQQNGKDLRFVKYFIGTGGVLIHSKAPERILCAIHQMEENYLAPKNCTFLLDKSYLLASAGLIATVDEQAACKLLEKYLEKV
- the hutH gene encoding histidine ammonia-lyase encodes the protein MKVILSGNNLDLEQVIAVARNHAEVELDKKSIEAVEKSRKYVEEIVEEERVVYGINTGFGSLSCVSISKEDNAQLQENLIRTHASGFGDPLGEDEVRAVMLIRINSLLKGVSGIRLSTVETLLNMLNKNLLPFIPEKGSLGASGDLAPLAHMVLPMLGLGKAYYNGELLQGGEAMKKAGIPVIKLAAKEGLALINGTTVLTAIGALALYDAINLAKIADIAGAMSLESARGIIDAFYEELHVIRPHKGSLTTAKNLRELLADSGYITHTAEIRVQDSYTFRCMPQVHGASKDTLNYVKEKVEIEINSATDNPIITQAGQVISGGNFHGELMAQPFDFLAIAASEIGNISERRIERLVNTQLSKMPSFLVKHPGLNSGFMITQYAAAALASENKTLSHPASVDSIPSCENQEDFVSMGQWAARKAREVVKNATRIIAAELMIAAQALDFRKEMEDNKYQFGKGTGVAYKVMREFVNFIEKDDNIEIYDELEKATDAIRTGKLLNEVSKTVKLEI
- a CDS encoding cyclodeaminase/cyclohydrolase family protein, giving the protein MLKDLTVVEFVNETASNSPAPGGGSIAALNASVAAGLLTMVANLTVGKKKYLDVSERMEEIAKVCGKYKDTFVDGIDKDANSFNGVMDAMKLPKETESEQKVRSAKIQEGYKEAIAVPLSLGTEVTALYPYAKELAETGNANAITDVAVALINIKAAVEGAFLNVRINLNSLKDEAYKAELNKKMDEVQALVKKNDAEIMEIVKTKL
- a CDS encoding formate--tetrahydrofolate ligase; this encodes MEFKTDIQIAEEAKLEPIADVAAKIGISSDELENYGKYKAKISWEALDRLESKKDGKLILVTAISPTPAGEGKSTVSIGLTQGFNKIGKKSAVALREPSLGPVFGVKGGAAGGGYAQVVPMEDINLHFTGDIHAITAANNLISAMIDNHIHQGNALNIDTREVVWKRVLDMNDRSLRNIVISLGAKADGVPREDHFMITVASEIMAVLCLSKTLTDLKERVGKIIVAYAKDGSAVKVSDLKAEGAVAMLLKDALKPNIVQTLENTPAFIHGGPFANIAHGCNSILATKLALKTSDYAITEAGFGADLGAEKFMDIKCRMSGLSPDAIVIVATIKALKMHGGVPKTELKAENIAALEKGFANLKRHVENVHKFGVPAIVAINKFANDSDAEIAKLKELCKQLNVRISLCECWEKGGAGAEDLAQQLVELIDEGKKDFKYLYDVNDSIETKVNTIVKEIYRGKGAVFTKAAKGQVKKLEALGLDKMPICVAKTQFSFTDDASVMGAPEDFTIEITDVRVSNGAGFIVVQTSNIMVMPGLPKIPAAENMDIDNNGRVSGLF
- a CDS encoding Na+/H+ antiporter family protein, with the protein product MLNPVVVAVIVMTALCLFKVNVLIAIMISAMVGGVVGGLGFTETVGILIGGMGNNGETALSYILLGTLAAAISQTSIVELLAVKLSKGLKNKKILFVLIIAFLGCFSQNAIPIHISYIPILIPPLLVVMNNMKLDRRAMACGLTFSVKWPYVAIPAGFGLIFHGIIAKAMEQNGLPFETTNVWKAMLIPGCGMILGLFIAVFFSYRKPREYKATDTVVHTGEDANFGIREVFTIIAIVAAFVIQILTGSMPLGGLAGILILMVTRVIKIKEVDDVIAQGIKLMGFIAFVMLVAAGFAEVIKATNGVDALVTASASLIGGSKLIGAIIMLLIGLGITMGIGTSFGTVPIIATIYVPLGVKLGFSPMAIACLLGVAGALGDAGSPASDSTLGPTAGLNVDGQHDHIWDTCVPTFMHYNISLIIFGTIAAMIL
- the ftcD gene encoding glutamate formimidoyltransferase yields the protein MKRVMCIPNYSEGRDLEKIEKIVECFRAKENVRLIDYQPDADHNRVVVEVIGEPSAVVKAVIESVKVAAQVIDMSTHQGAHPRMGAVDVIPFIPVTETTTAECVEYAKEVGKAIGDMGIPVYLYEDAATKPERTNLASIRKGQYEGFFDKIKDSEWKPDFGPAEMNAKSGVTAVGARFHLVAFNVNLNTPNLEVADKIAKKVRFIGGGLRFVKAIGLELKEKNQVQVSMNLVNFEKTAIYQALEMVKSEARRYGVSVANTELIGLLPLQALIDSAAYYMQIEDLKAEQVLETLLIGE